From Streptomyces sp. NBC_01551:
GGCGCCCTTCCCCCTTGGCCTGAGCGGCGCTGTAATGACCGCCGAGCAGACCACTCACGGGGTCGGCCATGGGAATTTTCGGGTCAGGAGGAACGGTGGAGTACAACCTTGCCGACCTGTTCGAGTCGGTTGTGGACGTGGTCCCGGACCGCGAGGCCCTTGTCTACGTGGACCACCCCGGGACCGGCGCCGAGCGGCGCCTGACGTACGCGGAGCTGGACGCCGCGGCCAACCGCGTCGCGCACCACCTGCTGGACAGCGGGCTGCGGCCCGGCGAGCACCTCGGCCTGCACCTCTACAACGGAATCGAGTACCTCCAGACCGTCCTGGCCTGCCTCAAGGCCCGCCTGGTGCCGGTGAACGTCAACTACCGGTACGTGGAGGAGGAGCTGGTCTACCTCTACAACGACGCCGATCTCGCCGCGCTCGTCTTCGAGGGCGAGTTCACCGAACGGGTGGCGGCCGCCCTCCCCCAGACGACGGGGCTGCGCCACCTGATCCGCGTCGGCTCCGCCCCCGAGGGCGCCCCGGAGCCCTCGATCACGCCCGTCGCGTACGCGGACGCCGAGGCGGCCGGCTCGCCCGCGCGCGGCTTCGCGCCCCGTTCCCCCGACGACCTGTTCATCATCTACACAGGCGGCACCACGGGCATGCCCAAGGGCGTGATGTGGCGCGCCGAGGACCTGTTCTTCGCGGGGCTGTTCGGCGGCGAGCCGTCGGGCGAGCCGGTCAAGCGGCCTCAGGAGCTGGCCGAACGGGTCGCGTCCAAGGGCGCCGGGCTCACCTTCTTCCCCGCTCCCCCGCTGATGCACGGCACCTCGACGCTGACCTCGTTCATCGCCTTCAACTACGGGCAGCGGGTGGTCATCCACCGCAAGTACGCGCCCGAGGAGGTGCTCCGTACGATCGAGAAGGAGAAGGTATCCAGCGTGTCGCTGGTGGGCGACGCCATGCTGCGGCCGCTCATCGACGCCCTGAACGGCCCGCTCCGGGGGACCGACCTGTCCTCGCTGTTCAGCGTCTCCTCCTCCGGGGCGATCATGTCGGAGACGGTCCGGGCCGAGTTCCAGCGGCTGGTGCCGAACGTGCTGCTGCTGAACAACTTCGGCTCCTCCGAGTCCGGTTCCAACGGCAGGGCGACCGACGACTCCGGCCCGGAGAAGGGCTTCCGGCTGGTGGTCAACGACCGTACGCAGGTGGTGGACCCGGTGACGCACGGGCCCGTGCCGGTGGGCGTGCCGGGGCGGCTCGCGCAGCGCGGCCACGTGCCCCTCGGCTACTACAACGACCCGGCGAAGACCGCGGAGACCTTCTTCCAGCGGGGCGACGAGCGGTGGGTGCTGCTCGGGGACATGGCCACGGTGGACGAGGAGGGCATCGTCACCGTCCTCGGGCGCGGCTCGCAGTGCATCAACACGGGAGGCGAGAAGGTGTACCCGGAGGAGGTCGAACAGGCGCTGAAGTCGCACCCGGACGTGTACGACGCGCTGGTCGCCGGGGTGCCGGACGCGAAGTGGGGCAACCACGTCGCGGCGGTGGTCCAGGTGCGGGCGGGGGCGGCGGAGCCGACGCTGGAGGAGATCCAGGGCCACTGCCGCACCAAGCTGGCGGGGTACAAGATCCCGCGCCAGCTGGTGATCGCCCCCGCCATCCAGCGCTCACCGAGCGGCAAGGCGGACTACCGCTGGGCCAAGTCGGTGGCGACGGAGGCGGACGCCGCCGGGTAGTCGCGCGGCTCAGGAACCCGTGGCCAGGAAGCGCTCCACGCGGGCCGCGAACCGCTCGGGGTCGTCCAGCCACGGGAAGTGGGCCGCGCCCGCCTGGACCTCGACGGCGCCGCGCGGGAGGAGTTCCGCGAGTGCGGCGGCGACGCCGGGGGTGGGGTAGCCGTCCAGCTCCCCGGCCAGGACCAGCGCCTCGCCCTCGAACCGGCGCAGCGCGGCCCGGGTGGCGGCCGGGTCGAAGGCGCCCGGGCCGGCGTAGACGGCGGCCGCCGCCGCGTTCCGCTCGCGCTCGCTCGCGTCGAGGTGGGCGCGCGCCCGCTCGTCCCAGCGCCCGTACGCGAGGACCATCGCCTGGCGCCGGTCCTGCGGGGAGGGGTCGCCGCCGGCCGCCACCATCCGCTCGTAGGCGGCGATGGCCGTGTCGTAGAGCTCCGAGCCCGCCCGCGACCGGACCACCTCCAGGCTCTGCTCCGGGGTCGCTTCGAGGCCCACGGCCCAGCAGGTCGGGGTGAGCAGGACCAGGCGGCGCACCCGCTCGGGGTGGGCGGCCGCGTACAGCAGGCCGAGGTTGCCGCTCGCCGAGTGGACCAGCAGGTCCATGCGCTCCAGACCGAGGTGGATCCGCAGCGCCTCCACGTCGGCGACCTGGCGGTCGACCCGGTAGGTGGCCTCGTCGGCCGGAACCTCCGAGTCGCCCGTGCCGCGCGCGTCGAGGAGGACCAGCTCGCGTCCGGCGGTCAGCCCGCCGAGGTCGCCCAGGTAGACCGAGGCCCGCATGGGGCCGCCCGGGAGACAGACGAGCGGTTCGCCCGCACCCCGGACGTGGTAGGCGAGTGCGGTTCCGTCATGGGTCTTGAAGATCGGCATGAGACCATCCCATCATGCGATCACTCGTTCGAGTCATTGATTTAGCCGACGCGGTCCGGCACGCTACCGAATGATCGGTCGGTTGACTCAAGGGCGAGGTGACGGCATGACGGCATACGCGGACGGCCAGGACGAAGGCGAGCGGCTGAGCGGCGACGAGCTGGCCGCCCTCCAGCTGAAGCGGCTGCGCGCCACGCTGCACCGCGCGTACGAGCGGGTGCCCTTCTACCGGCAGGCCTTCGACAAGGCCGGCGTCCACCCGGACGACTGCCGCTCCCTCGCCGATCTCTCCCTCTTCCCCCTCACCACCAAGGGCGATCTGCGCGACCAGTACCCCTTCGGCATGTTCGCCGTGCCCCGCTCCGAGGTGCGCCGCATCCACGCCTCCAGCGGTACCACGGGCCGCCCCACCGTCGTCGGCTACACCGACGGGGACCTGTCCACCTGGGCGGATGTCGTGGCCCGCTCCATCCGGGCGGCGGGCGGCAGACCCGGCCAGATCGTGCACGTCGCTTACGGGTACGGCCTGTTCACCGGCGGCCTCGGCGCGCACTACGGCGCCGAACGCCTCGGCTGTACGGTGGTGCCCGCCTCGGGCGGCATGACCGACCGCCAGGTCCGGCTGATCCAGGACTTCCGGCCCGAGGTCATCATGGTGACCCCCTCCTACATGCTCACCCTGCTGGACGAGATGGAGCGCCAGGGGATCGACCCCCGCGCCACCTCCCTGCGTACGGGGATCTTCGGCGCGGAGCCGTGGACCGAGGAGATGCGCCGGGAGATCGAGGAGCGGCTCGGCATCGACGCCGTCGACATATACGGGCTGTCGGAGGTGATGGGGCCGGGCGTCGCGCAGGAGTGCGTGGAGACCAAGGACGGCCTGCACATCTGGGAGGACCACTTCTACCCGGAGGTGGTCGACCCCTTCACCGGCGCGGTGCTGCCCGAGGGCGAACCCGGGGAGCTGGTGTTCACCTCGCTCACCAAGGAGGCCATGCCGGTCATCCGCTACCGCACCCGCGACCTGACCCGGCTGCTGCCCGGCACCGCCCGCCCGGCCTTCCGCCGGATGGAGAAGATAACGGGCCGCAGCGACGACATGATCATCCTGCGCGGGGTGAACCTGTACCCGACGCAGATCGAGGAGATCCTGCTGCGCACCGCCGGCCTGGCCCCGCACTTCCAGCTGCGGCTGACCAGGGAGGGCCGGATGGACGCCCTGACGGTACGGGTGGAGGCCCGCCGGGACACGGACGCGGACCGGCGCGAGGCCGCGGCGGCCTCGGTGGTCCGCGCCGTCAAGGAGGGCATCGGCGTCTCCGTCGCGGTCGAGGTCGTCGCTCCGGAGACCCTGGAACGCTCGGTCGGCAAGATCAAGCGGATCGTGGATCTCCGGGAGACCCCCCGGGGCGCCTGAGTTCCCCCGCGCGGGCGCGGGAAACCACCCCTTCGGGCCTGTTACCGCCGGTCCACCGGGGCGCGCCGGACGCTCCCGGGTAGGTCAGTGCGCGTGACCCCGAAGCCCCGGACGCTGTACGACCGGCTCCAGGCCTCGCCCGCCGGGCTGGCCTGGAGCCGGGGGCGTGAGATGGAGCTGATGCACCGGGCCATGGGCTTCGCCGCCCTCGGGTTCCTCACCCTCGTCCCGCTGCTGGTGGTCGTCGCGGCCGCCGCCCCCGGCAGCGGCTCCGGGTTCGGCCGCTGGCTCGGCCAGGCCCTCGGGGTCACGCAGGCCTCGCGGGCGCGCGTCGAGATGCTGTTCGGCGAGGCGGACCAGGCGCTGGAGCGCACCACCGCCTTCGGCCTCGCCGCCTTGGCCGTCTTCGGCCTGACCTTCGGCTCGGCGGTGCAGACGGGCTACGAGAAGGTCTGGGACCTGCCGACGGCCCGCTGGCACACCATGTGGCGGCACGTCGTCTGGCTCGCGCTGCTGGTCTGCTACCTGGCGGTGCTGGTGGGGATCCCGTCGCCGTCGGACAACGCGCCGGGCACCCTCCTGGGCACCACCGGCGACCTCCTGGGAACCTGCCTGTTCTTCTGGGGGTCCCAGCGGCTGCTGCTCGGCGGCCGGGTCCGCTGGCGCGCCCTGCTCCCGGGGGCGGTCGCCACCAGCCTCGGCCTGCTCGGCCTGCGGGTCTTCTCCCAGCTGGTGTTCTCCCCGCTGATCGCCTCGAACGCCGTGACGTACGGCCCGTTCGGCACGCTGCTGGTCGTCCAGTCCTGGCTGGTCGGCGTCGGGTTCGTGACGTACGGCGGCGCGCTCGTCGGCCGCCTGGTCCACGAGCACCTGACCCTGCGCCGCCTCAAACGGGACGGCCTGCTGCCGGACTAGACGTCCCCGCGGCCGGCGGCGGGCCCCGGAGCCGGGCTCAGTGGCCCGGCTGCCCGAAGCGGTCCCGCAGTTCGCGCTTGAGGATCTTGCCGCTGGCGTTGCGCGGCAGGGCGTCCACGAACAACACCCGCTTCGGGGCCTTGAAGTGCGCCAGCCTCTCCCGCGCGTACGCCAGCAGCTCAGCCTCCGTCACCTCGCCGCGCGGCACCACCACCGCCGTGACGGCCTCGATCCACCGCTCGTCGGGCAGGCCCACCACCGCCGCCTCGGCCACCCCCGGATGGGTGTACAGCGCGTCCTCGACCTGCCGGGAGGCGACCAGTACGCCGCCCGAGTTGATGACGTCCTTCACCCGGTCGACGACCGTGAAGTACCCCTGCGCGTCCCGTACCGCGAGGTCCCCGGAACGGAACCAGCCGTCCCGGAAGGCCTTCTTCGTCGCCTGGGGGTCGTTCCAGTAGCCCAGGCACAGCTGCGGCGAGCGGTAGACCACCTCTCCCGCCGTGCCGTCCGGGACGTCGGCCCCGTCCTCGTCGACGACCCTCGCCTCGACGTGGCGTACCGGCCGCCCGCAGGACTCCATCCGCCCCTCGTGCTCGTCCGGCCCCAGCACCGTCGCCAGCGGCCCGATCTCACTCTGCCCGAAGCAGTTGTAGAACCCCAGCCCGGGCAGCCGGGCCCGCAGCCGCTCCAGGACCGGCACCGGCATGATCGAGGCCCCGTAGTACGCCTTGCGCAGCGCGCCCAGCTCCCGCCGCCCGAAGTCGGGGTGGCCCGCGAGCCCGATCCACACCGTGGGCGGCGCGAACAGGCTGTCGGCCCGCCCCGCCTCCACCAGGTCGAAGATCTCCTC
This genomic window contains:
- a CDS encoding fatty acyl-CoA synthetase codes for the protein MTAARAVRQNTVDGLVRDTARRVPDRTALRYRDRTWTYAELDAAITTGAAVLRERYGLAEGDRVATFAHNCDAYLLAFLACARAGLTHVPVNQNLTGEDLAYILDDCAAALVLADPDLAPRIPDGCPVRPLRDAPGSFLAELAEPLDFEPDRDAYGVAQLLYTSGTTAAPKGAVMTHKALAHEYESAIEALDLAEGDRPVHSLPLYHSAQMHVFLLPYLAVGAENTVLDAPVAEEIFDLVEAGRADSLFAPPTVWIGLAGHPDFGRRELGALRKAYYGASIMPVPVLERLRARLPGLGFYNCFGQSEIGPLATVLGPDEHEGRMESCGRPVRHVEARVVDEDGADVPDGTAGEVVYRSPQLCLGYWNDPQATKKAFRDGWFRSGDLAVRDAQGYFTVVDRVKDVINSGGVLVASRQVEDALYTHPGVAEAAVVGLPDERWIEAVTAVVVPRGEVTEAELLAYARERLAHFKAPKRVLFVDALPRNASGKILKRELRDRFGQPGH
- a CDS encoding acyl-CoA synthetase, encoding MEYNLADLFESVVDVVPDREALVYVDHPGTGAERRLTYAELDAAANRVAHHLLDSGLRPGEHLGLHLYNGIEYLQTVLACLKARLVPVNVNYRYVEEELVYLYNDADLAALVFEGEFTERVAAALPQTTGLRHLIRVGSAPEGAPEPSITPVAYADAEAAGSPARGFAPRSPDDLFIIYTGGTTGMPKGVMWRAEDLFFAGLFGGEPSGEPVKRPQELAERVASKGAGLTFFPAPPLMHGTSTLTSFIAFNYGQRVVIHRKYAPEEVLRTIEKEKVSSVSLVGDAMLRPLIDALNGPLRGTDLSSLFSVSSSGAIMSETVRAEFQRLVPNVLLLNNFGSSESGSNGRATDDSGPEKGFRLVVNDRTQVVDPVTHGPVPVGVPGRLAQRGHVPLGYYNDPAKTAETFFQRGDERWVLLGDMATVDEEGIVTVLGRGSQCINTGGEKVYPEEVEQALKSHPDVYDALVAGVPDAKWGNHVAAVVQVRAGAAEPTLEEIQGHCRTKLAGYKIPRQLVIAPAIQRSPSGKADYRWAKSVATEADAAG
- the paaK gene encoding phenylacetate--CoA ligase PaaK, with amino-acid sequence MTAYADGQDEGERLSGDELAALQLKRLRATLHRAYERVPFYRQAFDKAGVHPDDCRSLADLSLFPLTTKGDLRDQYPFGMFAVPRSEVRRIHASSGTTGRPTVVGYTDGDLSTWADVVARSIRAAGGRPGQIVHVAYGYGLFTGGLGAHYGAERLGCTVVPASGGMTDRQVRLIQDFRPEVIMVTPSYMLTLLDEMERQGIDPRATSLRTGIFGAEPWTEEMRREIEERLGIDAVDIYGLSEVMGPGVAQECVETKDGLHIWEDHFYPEVVDPFTGAVLPEGEPGELVFTSLTKEAMPVIRYRTRDLTRLLPGTARPAFRRMEKITGRSDDMIILRGVNLYPTQIEEILLRTAGLAPHFQLRLTREGRMDALTVRVEARRDTDADRREAAAASVVRAVKEGIGVSVAVEVVAPETLERSVGKIKRIVDLRETPRGA
- a CDS encoding alpha/beta fold hydrolase is translated as MPIFKTHDGTALAYHVRGAGEPLVCLPGGPMRASVYLGDLGGLTAGRELVLLDARGTGDSEVPADEATYRVDRQVADVEALRIHLGLERMDLLVHSASGNLGLLYAAAHPERVRRLVLLTPTCWAVGLEATPEQSLEVVRSRAGSELYDTAIAAYERMVAAGGDPSPQDRRQAMVLAYGRWDERARAHLDASERERNAAAAAVYAGPGAFDPAATRAALRRFEGEALVLAGELDGYPTPGVAAALAELLPRGAVEVQAGAAHFPWLDDPERFAARVERFLATGS
- a CDS encoding YhjD/YihY/BrkB family envelope integrity protein, encoding MTPKPRTLYDRLQASPAGLAWSRGREMELMHRAMGFAALGFLTLVPLLVVVAAAAPGSGSGFGRWLGQALGVTQASRARVEMLFGEADQALERTTAFGLAALAVFGLTFGSAVQTGYEKVWDLPTARWHTMWRHVVWLALLVCYLAVLVGIPSPSDNAPGTLLGTTGDLLGTCLFFWGSQRLLLGGRVRWRALLPGAVATSLGLLGLRVFSQLVFSPLIASNAVTYGPFGTLLVVQSWLVGVGFVTYGGALVGRLVHEHLTLRRLKRDGLLPD